In Rattus norvegicus strain BN/NHsdMcwi chromosome 3, GRCr8, whole genome shotgun sequence, a genomic segment contains:
- the Chst1 gene encoding carbohydrate sulfotransferase 1 isoform X1: MQCSWKAVLLLALASIAIQYTAIRTFTAKSFHTCPGLTETGLAERLCEEGPTFSYNLSRKTHVLILATTRSGSSFVGQLFNQHMDVFYLFEPLYHVQNTLIPRFTQGKSPADRRVMLGASRDLLRSLYDCDLYFLENYIKPPPVNHTTDRVFRRGASRVLCSRPVCDPPGASDLILEEGDCVRKCGLLNLTLAAEACRERSHVAIKTVRVPEVNDLRALVEDPRLNLKVIQLVRDPRGILASRSETFRDTYRLWRLWYGTGRKPYNLDVTQLTTVCEDFSSSVSTGLMRPSWLKGKYMLVRYEDLARNPMKKTEEIYEFLGIPLDSHVARWIQNNTRGDPTLGKHKYGTVRNSAATAEKWRFRLSYDIVAFAQNACQHVLAQLGYKMATSEEELKNPAISLVEERDFRPFL, from the coding sequence ATGCAATGTTCCTGGAAGGCTGTCCTCCTCCTCGCCCTGGCCTCCATTGCCATCCAGTACACAGCCATCCGCACATTCACTGCCAAGTCTTTCCACACTTGCCCTGGGCTGACAGAAACTGGGCTGGCAGAGCGGCTGTGTGAGGAGGGCCCCACCTTCTCCTATAACCTCTCCAGAAAGACCCACGTCCTCATCTTGGCCACCACACGCAGTGGTTCATCCTTTGTGGGCCAGCTCTTCAACCAGCACATGGATGTCTTCTACCTGTTTGAGCCTCTCTACCACGTCCAGAACACGCTCATCCCCCGCTTCACCCAGGGCAAGAGCCCCGCCGACCGCAGGGTCATGCTAGGTGCCAGCCGGGACCTGCTGAGGAGCCTTTATGATTGTGATCTCTACTTTCTGGAGAATTACATCAAGCCACCTCCGGTCAACCACACCACCGACCGGGTCTTCCGCCGAGGGGCCAGCAGGGTCCTCTGTTCCCGTCCTGTGTGTGACCCTCCTGGGGCCTCTGACCTGATCCTGGAGGAGGGGGACTGTGTGCGTAAGTGCGGCTTGCTGAACCTGACCTTGGCAGCTGAGGCTTGTCGTGAGCGCAGCCATGTGGCCATCAAGACTGTGCGGGTGCCTGAGGTGAATGACTTGCGGGCCCTAGTGGAAGACCCCAGGTTGAATCTCAAGGTCATCCAGCTGGTGCGAGACCCTCGTGGTATCTTAGCTTCTCGGAGTGAGACTTTCCGGGACACATACCGACTCTGGCGGCTTTGGTACGGCACAGGGAGGAAGCCCTACAACCTGGACGTGACCCAGCTGACCACAGTGTGTGAGGATTTCTCTAGCTCTGTGTCTACTGGCCTCATGCGGCCCTCCTGGCTCAAGGGCAAGTACATGTTGGTACGTTATGAGGACCTGGCCAGGAATCCAatgaagaagacagaggagatCTACGAATTCCTGGGTATCCCCCTGGACAGTCACGTGGCACGCTGGATCCAGAACAATACGAGGGGTGACCCCACTTTGGGCAAGCACAAATACGGCACAGTGCGCAACTCTGCAGCCACAGCTGAGAAGTGGCGCTTCCGCCTCTCCTATGACATCGTGGCCTTTGCTCAGAACGCCTGCCAGCATGTGCTGGCACAGCTGGGCTACAAGATGGCCACCTCGGAGGAGGAGCTGAAGAACCCAGCCATCAGCCTAGTGGAGGAGCGCGACTTCCGCCCTTTTTTGTGA